Proteins co-encoded in one Octopus bimaculoides isolate UCB-OBI-ISO-001 chromosome 7, ASM119413v2, whole genome shotgun sequence genomic window:
- the LOC106882484 gene encoding zinc finger protein 271: MQNQVTVQPYACNVCEKSFLQKGDLVNHMRIHTGEKPYNCEICDKSFNNNSNYKRHMRVHTNEKPYSCEICGENFGYNSTLVNHMAIHTGEKPFQCMTCDKLFSRSYCLKEHIKIHTGEVTPHHENDKKRKKSTDREKPLKCQVCKKGFFYMSELNSHLRIHTGERPYQCDICNKGFSRKSDLTNHLKTHTGEKPYSCDICERNFGERSTLSRHRRIHTGEKPFQCVVCGKGFVSSDSLTGHLRVHTGEKPFSCEICGQNFADRSTLKRHGLRHTGERPFHCEICGNNFSRKSTLNTHLRTHNNAPL, translated from the coding sequence ATGCAAAATCAAGTAACAGTGCAGCCCTATGCATGTAACGTTTGTGAGaaatcctttctacaaaaagGAGATTTGGTAAATCACATGAGGatccacacaggagagaaaccatataattgtgaaatatgtgaTAAAAGCTTCAACAACAACTCTAATTACAAGAGGCACATGAGGGTCCACACCAATGAGAAACCTTAtagctgtgaaatatgtggagaaAACTTTGGTTACAACAGTACTTTAGTAAATCATATGGCAATACACACCGGTGAGAAACCTTTCCAATGCATGACTTGTGATAAACTATTTTCCAGAAGTTATTGTTTAAAAGAACATATTAAAATTCACACTGGTGAAGTGACACCTCaccatgaaaatgataaaaaacgCAAAAAGTCTACAGATAGAGAAAAACCATTAAAATGTCAGGTCTGTAAAAAGGGTTTCTTTTATATGAGTGAATTAAACAGTCATCTTCGGATCCACACTGGGGAGAGACCATATCAATGTGACATTTGTAACAAAGGGTTTTCTCGTAAAAGTGATTTAACCAACCACTTAAAAAcgcacacaggagaaaaaccatactcCTGTGATATCTGTGAGAGGAACTTCGGTGAACGGTCAACATTGAGTCGACACAGAAgaattcacactggagagaaaccatttcagtgTGTTGTTTGTGGAAAAGGGTTTGTGTCAAGTGATTCTCTGACTGGACATCTCAGAGTTCACACAGGTGAAAAACCTTTcagttgtgaaatatgtggtCAGAATTTTGCAGATAGATCTACTTTGAAAAGACATGGCCTGCGACACACGGGGGAAAGACCAttccactgtgaaatttgtggaaacAACTTCTCCAGGAAGTCAACATTGAACACACATCTTCGGACACACAATAATGCCCCCTTATGA